Below is a window of Nicotiana tabacum cultivar K326 chromosome 19, ASM71507v2, whole genome shotgun sequence DNA.
gagctcgatcatgccttcgaccgtgaccctcgaccctgggctcgatcgtggcccttgaccttgagctcgatctgggcttcgatcgtggccatcgaccctgagctcgatctgggcagaagcaatttccaacagaaggaaattgcagcagctgttctagttcaatttttgatccgttaaccatccgaaactcatctgaggccctcgggaccttaaccaaatataccaacaagtcctaaaacatcatacgaacttagtcgaatcctcaaatcacctcaaacaacgctaaaaccatgaattacaccccaattcaagcctaataaactttgaaatttctaatttctacaaacaactccggaacctatcaaatcacgtccgattgacctcaaattttgcacacaagtcctaaatgacataacagaggtattccaatttttagaatcaaattctgaccccgatatcaaaaagtcaaccccccggtcaaacttctccaaaaataaaactttcggcatttcaagcctaattcctctacggattcccaaataatattccggacacgctcctaagcccaaaatcaccatacggagctattaaaatcatcaaaattcaaatccgaggtcgtttacatataggtccatatccggtccacttttctaacttaaaattttcaattatgagactaagtgtctcatttcaccccgagtcccttccggactcgaaccaactaacccgatataacataatatagctgaataacacaaaaagaagtaggaatggggaaaacagggttataactctcgaaacgactggccgagtcgttacagTAAATGGAATTGTTTTAAgaaatattatatatacatatatttcatTCTAATTCGATAtgaggagaaaatggaaattgcAACATTCGGATATCTATTCGAGTTATGTTTATTGGCGTTCTACCAAATTTTTCTAAGTGTTCTTTTGTGTTGCATTTTGTATTAGACCACAATTTtcttctgtcttttattcttcttctgaAAAGTGAATAATGACATCTTGAAGCATAAACATCCAACAAACTATCCAAGAATAAATTGCGTAATTATTTCGATAGGTTGTGCAGGAAAACGTTTCAACTAGCAAAAACTGATTCTATATCAGCCTAATGCAATTGAAGAGACAGCGTGCAATATTGAAGTTACACCATGCTCATTGGCCAGCATGTATTCAGTGCCTGATGGCTCATGGCATGATCAAGTGCTCTCCTAGATGTTATATATACACCACCAGAATTGAGGAAGACAATCATCACTTTGTGGCATGCAACCCCTCAAGGTGGCCTCTAAGGTGTTGAAGCTACTCTAAGGAGACTACTAACACTGTTCTATTTGAAGAACATGAGGAAAGAGGTGAGAGATTTTGTTCAGAAATGTAATATGTGCCAAAAGCATAAATCTGACCTAGCTGCTTATCCTGGCTTGTTACAACCATTACCTATTCTAGATGCAGTGCGGTCCCAAATCAGTATGGATTTCATCGATGGCCTCCCTAAATCTAATGGTTATGAGGTGATACTTGTGGTAGTAGACATGCTTAGCAAGTATGGTCACTTTATTCCATTGAAGCACCCTTATACTGCTCAATCAGTTGCCAAGGTGTTCTTAGACACTGTGGTGCGATTACATGGTCTACCTGATACCATTACAAGTGATCGAGATGCTGTCTTTCTCAGTACCTTCTGGAAAGAGTTGTTCTCACTGCAAGGAGTTCAATTCCTCTTCTGCATACCATCCCCAATCTGATGGACATACTGAGGTGTTGAATAGAAGTCTTGAGACCTACGTAAGGTGCTACAATAATGAAGATGCTGCTAACTGGTACTCCTGCTTGCCTATGGCTGAGTACTGGTATAACACCTCATTTCACTCAGCCATACATATCACTCCTTATGAAGCACTATATGGTCGACCACCTCCCTTACATTTACCCTACTTGCCAGGGGAGTCAGCTTCAGCTGAAGTTGACAACACTTTGCTCAATCGAGAGCTGAAATTGCAGTTGCTTAAACACCATACGAGAAGAGCTCAACATAGAATGAAGCAACAAGCAGATTCACACAGAAGTGATAGGCAATTTGATGTAGGTGATTGGGTCTATATGAAGATTCAACTCTATAAACAAGTGACTATATCCAACCACTCATCACACAAGTTGGCTTCTAAATACGATGGACCCTTTCAGATTCTCAAATGAGTGGGTCCTGTTGCCTACACTCTATTACTTCCTGCTGGAGTCAAGATCCATCCCATATTACATGTTTCATTGATAAAAAGATGCTATGAAGTTCCATCTCAAATTTTTTATCCTCCAGTAATTGATTTGGCCAGTCCTTATTGTCCTAATCCTGAACTAATTTTGCAAAGAAGAATGGCAAAGAAAGGAAATAAAGCTGTTGCACAAGTTTTAGTTAAGTGGCAAGGACTTCCTGCTGATGCTGCTACATGGGAGTTTGTCACAGTCCTACAAACTAGGTTTTGTGCTTTTAATCTTTGTGGACAAGGATCTTCgattgggggggagggggagggggggagtATTGATACACAAATATAGAGGATTAGCTCGAGCAGCTCAAGTATAGAAGACAAAGTAGTGCAAAGTCAAAAGTTATTTACAGGGAGGGAGAGTTAGTTACAATTAGTTGAGGTAGTTACAATAACAGAATTCAGCTAGAAGAAATCTGCTATAGCATTATCATTTTAGATACAATGTAATGAGTGCATATAGTGTTGTAAGCTACAAAATTCATTTCATCAATCATTACATAAAGTTTCTTCCTAAACTCTCTCTTCTCATTTTCATCAtcccacttcttcttcttcttcttctgcaaatTCCTCTTCTCTACTGCTTTCTCGAGTAATTCTTGAGGCAGTGCTGCAATCCTCGAGTTCAAGTTAAACTCCTGCAATCGTGTAACATTGGTATCAGCTCTCTCGATCCTTGGAATCATGGCGAAAGATACACGATCGAATGAAAATTCAACTGAAGAACCAGCTGAACTACGTGAATTGATGCAAAAATTGATAGCTGATGTAGGGGCTATATCTGGTGAAGTTTTGCATCTGAAGCAGTTGGATAGGACAATCCTCAAATTGAAGGAACAAATGAATAATTCAAGGGAACTCCAGAAAGATAAATTGCCATTACCATATGAAGGCGAACCTTCTTAATGAAGGTCTCATCAAGAGAGAAGCCCTACGAGCTGCAATCATCACCATTCCAATTTCTCTAGGTGGTCTAGGATGGAGTTCTTACGGTTTACTGGTGTAGATCTAAGATCATGGTTGTTCAAAATCGAACAATTCTTCTCTATGAAAAAGGTAGCTgctgaagaaaaggttgaagTAGCTGCATTATAGTTGGAAGGTGAAGCTATACAATGGAACCTCTCTTTCATGAGGTACATGCAATACCCACAACCTACTACTTGGAACGAGTATGTCATGGCATTAGTCGAAAGATTTGGGGCTGATTTTGATGATCtgatggaagaaattaaaaaaatcaaacagACTGATAGTGTGAAGGAATATCAAGCTGTTTTTTAGAGGAATCTGAATAGGGTGAGATTATCTCAAGAAAATGCAATTAGCTGCTTTATTGGAGGTTTGAAACACGAGCTTAACATTACAGTCAAGCTCACCAACCCAACTGCATTATCACAGGTGTATAGAACAGCCAGAATACAAGAGGTTTACCTAGCTGCAACCAAACAAACTTCCTATGCATTAGGAACCTCAGTCAAGAGATGCCAGGAATTACTGGTAAACCATTGCTCCCTACCCCTAATTCCGGTAGTTCACCTTATACTAAGGGTGTCAATAGGAGAGCATTGAGTATAGATGAAATGAATGACAAAAAGGCAAAGGGATTATGTTACTTCTGCAATGAGAAGTATGTACCTGGGCATAGGTGTAAAAATTCCAAACAGATATACATATTAGAATTGGAGGAAACAGAAGAAATACAAGATACATGTGAAGAACAAGAACTATTGTTGCAAGATGATAGTTTCAATTCCTCAGATTCATCTCAATATGTAGAGCAAATGGAGATTTCCATTCATGCTTTGAATAGCTCTTTGGGTTATAGAACTTTGAAAGTAACTGGTTACCATGCTAAGAAGGCCTTGAATATTTTGATTGATACTGGTAGTTCACACAATTTCATTGATCCTGACTTGGTCAAACACCTGGGATATAAGATCAGGTATACTCACCCTCAACTGGTGGCTGATGCTAATGCAAACATAATGGTGGATAAATTGTGCACCATCACTTGTTTGctgctgtaacgacccggccggtcgttttgaatattgtaaccccgttctcccatttactgctcaatttatgtcttgcaattgatttatgacttatgggGTTAGTTAGtccgggtccggaaggaactcagagtgaaatgagacacttagtctcataattaaaaatttaagttagaaaagtggaccggatatggacttaTATGTAAaggacctcggatttgaattttgatgattccaataactctgtatggtgattttgggcttaggagcgtgtccggaatattatttggaggtccgtagaggaattaggcttgaaatgccgaaagtttaatttttgagaagtttgaccgggagttgactttttgatatcgggatcggaatccgattctgaaaattgaaatacctcggttatgtcatttatgacttgtgtgcaaaatttgaggtcaatcggacgtgatttgataggttccagagtcatttgtagaaattagaaatttcaaagttcattaggcttgaattggggtgtaattcatgattttagcattgtttgaggtgatttgagggttcgactaaatccgtatgatgttttaggacttgttggtatatttggtcgaggtcccgaggggctcgggtgagttttggatggttaacagatcaaaaaatTGGACTTGAAtaactgctggaattttctgatatctgataatgttttccttctacgcgatcgcgtgaatgcgtttgcgatcgcgtaggcttatttgGTCAGTGGGGGTTTTTTTGTTCTACGTGATCACGTGGGgatatctgcgatcgcgtagggttaatgtgaGGTAGTGGcatttgtgcttcgtgatcgcgtgaaGTGGGATGTGATCGCGTAGCTTTGGaattttgtgactcgcgaacgcgtgacGAAGGCCGCATTCccgtagagtaagtggagcggaGTAGAAGTCACGCGTTTTATGCTTTACGATCACGTGGACTAGTCTGCGATCGTGTATGTTTGtgatgttgtgcatcgcgatcgcgtgggaaagtccgagatcgcgtagagcaaatgtctgAGCAGTGAGTTTAAAGTCcgattttcagtttttgacgatttggagctcggatttgaggcgattttgggtgatttttagaggaaacaacggggtaagtgttcttaactcaatattggttaaattactcgaatccatgattgtttttatcatttaattggtgaattcagttgggaaaatttgaaaaccctcttggtttaaattgaagatttgagggtcgagttggggtcgaattttggtaaaattggtatggttagactcgtggttgaatgagattccggattttgtaacttttgtcgagttccgagacatgggccctttaggcgatttttgagctaattttcagatttttatggaaaattattattttcttatggaattaattccaatgaattttattgactgaaacgaatgatttatggccagattcgaggcgtttgcagaccaattcacgaggaaaggacattgcggaataagaatttcacagcttgaagtaagtaacagttttaaatctggtcctgagggtataaaaccccggattttggtatcatgtgattattttggaggtgacgcacatgctaggtgacgggcgtgtgggcgtgcaccgagggaattgtgacttggtccgtcccgaaaaactgtaaagttgaataatttattgttagctatatgctctctatgtgttgataaaatttgactgtaaaccatgttagaaatcatgcttaggctatgtgatagtactgttgggacccacagaggtcgcgtacttgttgaattgcctgctaaatgctatatgtactcagtatcagtttttacttgcacattttatctcagtctttgttattattattaatacatcatatcattgttgtttgggctgatttcatgattattgagagcccgagagactggagagatttatgactgagtgaggccgagggcctgaatgtgagatattgatactatagcacgtgagttggccgtgcagatccttatattatactatagcacgtgagttagacgtgcagatccttatattatactatagcacatgagttggccgtgcaacacgtgagttggtcgtgcagcacatgagttggccgtgcggatccagatatttatattttggcacgtgagttatccgtgcaacacgtgagttgtccgtgcagattatagcgcttgggctgttggagccctccggagtctgtacacccccagtgagcgcgggtacccattgaatGAGTGATAAAggctgggagcccagggagtgatgagggttgggagcctagtgagtgattgttgtcctgagaggttgtacttgatttccatttgttgttgcacttagttgctatctgtcattgttgtgaaatttctgaaagattgttgatatacagATTACATGAACTGGAActgtattaaaaaaaattgatttgacattaaactgccagatttgatagcatgtctattctttattgggattactggaaatgaaccataattgTGTAGCTTGTTaatatcttcagttccttatttattattgttacttgctgagttggttgtacttatagtacaccctgcacttcgtgtgcagatccaggtgttcccggacatagcgggtgttgatcctttcgcgcggttaatttttaggagattttgaggtagctgccgtgttccgcagatcttgtctctccttctctatctctttgttcactgtatttggtctcagactattatagactatattttccagacttgtattcatattagatgcccatgtactcagtgacaccaagttttggggagtgtttgtattgtatttaaatattatattttcaaccttaaagagaagtttaggtttattgagattatcggcttgcctagtatcgagataggcgccatcacgacaggttgggattttgggttgtgacaaattggtagcagagcctaggttacataggtctcatgagtcatgagcaggtttagtagagtcttgcggatcggtacagaggcgtctgtacttatcttcgagaggctgcagaacccttaggaaaatttcacttttttgtattatttcgtgcgaatttgttgattctggaaactaaatttctgctattctattctctcacagatggtaagaaaacttactaccggatcggacgatcaaccaccagtgccaccaatttgggccgcgagaggccggggccgtggtagaggccggggccgaggtagaggtcaagGTGTAGCTCATACCACAGTTGGAACAGCACCTGTAGTACTACCAGTTGTTCCAGcttaggagcagattccagatatagttgagccgacaggatcagctcaggcaccagctgtgcccattgagattgcaGGCATTTAGGAGACTTTAGCCCAGATATTGGCAtcttgcactggtcttgctcaggtggttttggctcaggccgcacctgtcacttctcaggctgggggaggtactcatacccccgttgcccgtactccagaccaggtagtactgggacttcagataccgggggcactaccagcccagcccgTTGCAGCTGCTTAGGCCCCGATAGtttctgttatggcagatgatgagcagaggagacttgagagatttgagaggcttcgacctccaccattttgcggtactgagtcagaggatgctcaggattttctggataggtgtcaacggatgcttcagactgcgggtattctggagaccagtggggtctcattcactatttttcagttttctgggtctgcactcagatggtgggagacttacgagaggtgtaggcatgttggcgcagcaccccttattggcacagttctccgtggtctttttggagaagtttgcacctcagtcccgcagagaagaGCTGTGCAGACAGTTTGAACAGCTTCGCctgggtgatatgtctgtgacacggtacgagatgagattttttgagttagctcgtcacgtaatctggttggttcccactgataggaagaggattatgaggttcattgatggcctgacatatcagctgcggttacttatgactagggaaagAGTATCCgatgctacttttgatgaggtagttgacattgctcgatAGATAGAGATGATTCATATccaggaacgtggagagagagagagagagagagagagagagagagagagagagagagagagagagagagagagagtctaagaggcctcgtggttcgggtGATTACAACGGTGTTCCTTAGGGGGTTAGTTTCACCgaggtaggggtcgttcttacagacatGCTCAGACAGGTCGTctagctcatcgtggtgcatcagctagccatggttcttacagtgctcactcaggccagtcttcattcagtgcaccaCTAGTGcaaagttctcatcatgcctcctCCACACAGGCTTCTGCAGGTCATCCCTCGAaatatcaggagcagcagttccgtcagaggaagggttgtttcgagtgtggagaatttggtcatttcaagagagagtgtcctaggctgttgagtggggtttcacagcagagttctcgaccTACAGCACTAGCACCAgtagttacaccacccgccctgccatctcggggtgggggtcaggaagctaggggtcgcccaagagggggaggccgatcaggaggcgggcaggctcgattctatgcttttcctgccaggccagatgctgtTGCCTCAGATGCtaatcacaagtattgtttcagtgtgccacagggaggcttctatattatttgaccctggttccacttattcatatg
It encodes the following:
- the LOC142173782 gene encoding uncharacterized protein LOC142173782; the protein is MVYLIPLQVIEMLSFSVPSGKSCSHCKEFNSSSAYHPQSDGHTEVLNRSLETYVRCYNNEDAANWYSCLPMAEYWYNTSFHSAIHITPYEALYGRPPPLHLPYLPGESASAEVDNTLLNRELKLQLLKHHTRRAQHRMKQQADSHRSDRQFDVGDWVYMKIQLYKQIHPILHVSLIKRCYEVPSQIFYPPVIDLASPYCPNPELILQRRMAKKGNKAVAQVLVKWQGLPADAATWEFVTVLQTRFCAFNLCGQGSSIGGEGEGGSIDTQI